The Spirochaetaceae bacterium DNA window CGTAATCGGTAGTAGTTTTATGATAAACACCATACAAAGCATACGCAGGGTAGTAAGTTAGGCCGCATAAATGGCTAATAGCTTGCCAGTGGGCTAAAAAAATATCTAAAGGGTAACAGTTGCGGCCTTGTGTGCGGTAAATTTCGGCTACGCCGCCGCAGCTGGCGGCAATGAGTAGCTCTTTACCTTTTAAAGCGTGCCGGCTGCCGTAAGCAAAACCATCTAAGATAATATCTTCGCACCATTTTTTAACCAATGAAGGCTCGCCGTACCAGCGGATAGGAAAAATAAGTATTATTCTATCGTGATTGGCCAATAATTGTTGTTCGGCAGCTACATCAAAACACCAGTTACTCTGGGCATTTATTAATTTGTGCAGGGTTATATCACCTTGTTGTTCAAAATATTTAAACCAAGCGGCGCTTACCTGCGAGCTTGCCCAATCGGGGTGACCAAAGATAGCTAGCTTTTTCATTGTTTTCTCTCCTGTACTTTTATAAAATACACCCTAAAGATAATATTATCTTAAAAAAAAGCTAGCAATTTTTGATAAATTAGATTATATTTAATAAAAGTATTATTATTTTAATTTTTAAAGAGGCGGCTTTTAACCGTTATCGAGGGAGTTTAAATGCCAAAAGACGATTTAATTGGGGGCTCGTTGTGGGA harbors:
- a CDS encoding NAD(P)H-dependent oxidoreductase gives rise to the protein MKKLAIFGHPDWASSQVSAAWFKYFEQQGDITLHKLINAQSNWCFDVAAEQQLLANHDRIILIFPIRWYGEPSLVKKWCEDIILDGFAYGSRHALKGKELLIAASCGGVAEIYRTQGRNCYPLDIFLAHWQAISHLCGLTYYPAYALYGVYHKTTTDYEEAGTKLLQQFNSDKPTAINSL